One Halococcus hamelinensis 100A6 genomic region harbors:
- a CDS encoding winged helix-turn-helix transcriptional regulator: protein MTGPSEQADVPDLSAGLSREEASALRESFGAEEQKRISQTVAELLDLLGKTHTMAVLSAFAFAEGPLRFSDLETELDVAPNTLSTRLQDLTEAGLLDREAYNEVPPRVEYTPTENAESLFPVFAHLHHWAIEYEL, encoded by the coding sequence ATGACAGGACCGAGCGAGCAGGCGGACGTTCCTGATTTGAGCGCGGGGTTGTCCCGTGAGGAAGCGAGTGCGCTTCGTGAATCATTCGGCGCCGAGGAGCAGAAACGCATCAGTCAGACGGTCGCAGAATTGCTCGACCTTCTCGGGAAAACCCACACGATGGCGGTTCTCAGTGCGTTCGCATTCGCCGAGGGACCGCTCCGATTCAGCGACCTCGAAACCGAACTCGACGTCGCGCCGAACACACTCTCGACACGATTACAGGACTTGACAGAAGCAGGGCTGCTCGACCGTGAGGCCTACAACGAAGTCCCTCCTCGCGTGGAATACACACCGACAGAGAATGCGGAATCGCTGTTCCCCGTGTTCGCCCACCTTCACCACTGGGCAATTGAGTACGAACTCTAA